The Alkalispirillum mobile genome has a segment encoding these proteins:
- the putP gene encoding sodium/proline symporter PutP — MNGDVEINFALLATFVVYLIMMILVGMLAYRVTKNLSDYILGGRRLGAGTAALSAGASDMSGWLLLGLPGAVFAAGMNQIWIAVGLTIGAYLNWQFIAERLRRYTQAASDSITIPAYFENRFRDDSNMLRVVAALVILTFFTFYTSAGLVAAGTLFEGTFGIDYTLALAVGAAVILVYTLLGGFLAVSWTDFIQGILMFVALILVPIITIMNLGGWSEATNQVGELDPGALDALHDMTLFGIISLMAWGLGYFGQPHILARFMAIRSPRDVPMARFIGISWMVLALFGAIFTGFVGMAYFGGPDGLDNPETVFIVLIQSLFNPWVAGCLLAAVLAAIMSTIDSQLLVSSSALSEDFYKRFLRPEAGDQEMVWIGRATVLGIGVIATVLAMNPDAAVLDLVAYAWAGFGAAFGPVVILSVFWRGMTRNGALAGMITGAITVLLWDQLSTWTEVGLFDMYEILPGFILGTIAIVVFSRIGGGPTPEMETEFDKVASDTEHHR, encoded by the coding sequence ATGAACGGGGATGTGGAGATCAACTTCGCACTGCTGGCGACCTTTGTCGTCTACCTGATCATGATGATCCTGGTGGGCATGCTCGCCTACCGGGTCACCAAGAACCTGTCGGACTACATCCTCGGCGGTCGCCGTCTGGGGGCCGGCACCGCGGCACTCTCCGCCGGGGCCTCCGACATGAGCGGCTGGCTGTTGCTGGGCCTGCCCGGGGCGGTCTTCGCCGCCGGCATGAACCAGATCTGGATCGCCGTGGGCCTGACCATCGGCGCCTACCTCAACTGGCAGTTCATCGCCGAACGGCTGCGCCGTTACACCCAGGCGGCCAGCGATTCCATCACCATCCCCGCTTACTTCGAGAACCGCTTCCGCGACGACAGCAACATGCTGCGGGTAGTCGCCGCGCTGGTCATTCTGACGTTCTTCACCTTCTACACCTCCGCGGGCCTGGTTGCCGCCGGCACGCTGTTCGAGGGCACCTTCGGCATCGACTACACCCTGGCGCTGGCGGTGGGCGCCGCGGTCATCCTGGTCTACACCCTGCTCGGCGGCTTTCTGGCGGTCAGCTGGACGGACTTCATCCAGGGCATCCTGATGTTCGTGGCGCTGATCCTGGTGCCGATCATCACCATCATGAACCTGGGGGGCTGGTCAGAGGCCACCAATCAGGTGGGCGAGCTGGATCCGGGGGCGCTGGATGCCCTGCACGACATGACCCTGTTCGGCATCATCTCGTTGATGGCCTGGGGCCTGGGCTACTTCGGTCAGCCGCACATCCTGGCCCGCTTCATGGCCATCCGCAGCCCGCGGGACGTCCCCATGGCGCGGTTCATCGGCATCAGCTGGATGGTGCTGGCCCTGTTCGGCGCCATCTTCACCGGCTTTGTCGGCATGGCCTACTTCGGCGGCCCGGACGGGCTCGACAACCCGGAGACGGTGTTCATCGTGCTGATCCAGTCGCTGTTCAACCCCTGGGTGGCGGGCTGCCTGCTGGCGGCGGTGCTGGCGGCGATCATGAGTACCATCGACTCGCAGCTCCTGGTCTCCTCCTCGGCGCTCTCGGAGGACTTCTACAAGCGCTTCCTGCGCCCCGAGGCCGGCGACCAGGAGATGGTATGGATCGGTCGCGCCACGGTGCTGGGTATCGGCGTTATCGCCACAGTGCTGGCCATGAACCCGGATGCGGCGGTGCTCGACCTGGTGGCCTACGCCTGGGCCGGCTTCGGGGCGGCATTCGGCCCGGTGGTGATCCTTTCGGTGTTCTGGCGCGGGATGACCCGTAACGGGGCACTGGCCGGGATGATCACCGGCGCCATCACCGTGCTGCTCTGGGATCAGCTGAGCACCTGGACCGAGGTGGGGCTCTTCGACATGTACGAGATCCTCCCCGGCTTCATCCTGGGCACGATCGCCATCGTGGTGTTCAGCCGTATTGGCGGCGGCCCCACGCCGGAGATGGAAACGGAGTTCGACAAGGTGGCCTCTGATACCGAGCACCACCGCTGA
- the putA gene encoding bifunctional proline dehydrogenase/L-glutamate gamma-semialdehyde dehydrogenase PutA — protein sequence MSHFVHPDPRALIHPERDALAEAYRADEARVTQAMLDRAGLGETANRRIQEHARSLVMGLIRAQKGQSGVDALLHEYDLSSEEGIVLMCLAEALLRVPDSYTADKLIHDKLTASRWETHLGRDRPLFVNAATWGLLLTERIIDTRDRDRWLGGVLHRMVARAGEPVIRTAVRRAMGLLGDTFVLGRDIDEALKRARPNERKGYRYSYDMLGEAARTDADATSYFEAYRNAIHQVGKAADPKAGIRDRAGVSVKLSALDPRYEPGQEERVKGTVLPRLLELCDLAREYNIALCVDAEESWRLDLSLDVIQAVMAEPGLADWEGFGLAIQAYQKRCYALVGWLEAQAAKHNRTLMVRLVKGAYWDTEVKDTQVQGHTDYPVFTRKAATDVSYLACARRMLNECPHIYPQFATHNAHTVAAVMEMAGQQAFEFQRLHGMGEALYEQLVGRKGGPDIPCRIYAPVGSHEELLAYLVRRLLENGANSSFVNRIHEGDVEALIADPAASLRARKTLRHPRIPLPRDLYGEERLNSIGVDFSDRHEMVHLAEAMEAASEHAWRAAPLINGEAKTGAGEAVHCPADRQRQVGRVVWSEHADVEHALEAAVAGREGWANTHADTRAQALEKIADLYETHRAELMALCTREAGKSLEDGIAEVREAADFCRYYAYQARRLFGQATVLPGPTGERNELRLHPRGTFLCISPWNFPLAIFTGQITAALAAGNTVIAKPAEQTSLIAHKAVELMHQAGIPKSALHLLPGAGSEIGPHLVGDARISGVAFTGGTDTARRIQQGLTEREGPIVPLIAETGGLNAMVVDSTALHEQAVVDIVRSAFHSAGQRCSALRILCVQEDIADELLEMLKGAMDALAVGDPHWLATDVGPVIDQAALDGLLAHHERMVGEGRLLHQAPLQPDCEKGTFIAPAVYRLDRMDQLEREQFGPLLHVVTWKAGELDRLVDQINSLGYGLTLGVHSRVDETTAAVVNRARVGNAYVNRDMVGAVVGTQPFGGEGLSGTGFKAGGPHYLLRYATERVITINTAAAGGNASLFAMGEDD from the coding sequence ATGAGCCACTTCGTGCATCCCGACCCCCGTGCCCTGATCCACCCTGAGCGGGACGCCCTCGCAGAGGCCTACCGCGCTGACGAGGCCCGGGTCACGCAGGCCATGCTGGACCGCGCCGGCCTGGGGGAGACCGCCAACCGGCGGATACAGGAGCACGCCCGGTCGCTGGTCATGGGGCTGATCCGCGCGCAGAAGGGGCAGTCGGGGGTGGACGCCCTGCTGCATGAGTACGACCTGTCCAGCGAGGAGGGCATCGTGCTCATGTGCCTCGCCGAGGCGCTGCTGCGGGTTCCCGATAGCTACACCGCAGACAAACTGATTCATGACAAGCTCACCGCCTCGCGCTGGGAAACCCACCTGGGGCGGGATCGGCCGCTGTTCGTCAATGCCGCCACCTGGGGGCTGCTGCTCACCGAGCGCATCATCGACACCCGTGACCGAGACCGGTGGTTGGGCGGGGTGTTGCACCGGATGGTGGCCCGCGCCGGTGAGCCGGTTATCCGCACTGCGGTGCGCCGGGCCATGGGGCTACTGGGCGATACCTTCGTGCTCGGGCGGGACATAGACGAGGCGCTGAAGCGCGCCCGACCCAACGAACGCAAGGGGTATCGCTACTCCTACGACATGCTGGGAGAGGCCGCCCGCACCGATGCCGACGCCACGAGTTATTTCGAGGCCTACCGCAACGCCATCCATCAGGTGGGTAAGGCCGCCGATCCCAAGGCGGGCATCCGTGACCGCGCTGGCGTTTCGGTGAAGCTGTCCGCACTGGACCCGCGCTACGAGCCGGGGCAGGAGGAGCGGGTGAAGGGCACCGTGCTGCCCCGCTTGCTGGAACTCTGCGATCTGGCCCGGGAATACAATATCGCTCTCTGCGTGGATGCCGAGGAGTCCTGGCGACTCGATCTCTCACTGGACGTTATTCAGGCGGTGATGGCAGAGCCGGGGCTGGCGGACTGGGAGGGCTTCGGCCTGGCCATTCAGGCCTACCAGAAGCGCTGCTACGCCCTGGTGGGCTGGCTGGAGGCGCAGGCGGCGAAGCACAACCGCACGCTCATGGTTCGCCTGGTGAAGGGCGCCTACTGGGACACGGAGGTCAAGGACACCCAGGTACAGGGACACACCGATTACCCCGTCTTCACCCGCAAGGCCGCCACCGATGTCTCCTATCTGGCCTGCGCCCGGCGGATGCTGAACGAGTGCCCCCACATCTACCCGCAGTTCGCCACCCACAACGCCCACACGGTGGCCGCGGTGATGGAGATGGCGGGCCAGCAGGCCTTCGAGTTCCAGCGCCTGCACGGTATGGGCGAGGCGCTCTACGAGCAACTGGTGGGCCGCAAGGGCGGGCCGGACATCCCCTGTCGGATCTACGCCCCGGTGGGCAGCCATGAGGAGCTGCTGGCCTACCTGGTGCGGCGGCTGCTGGAGAACGGCGCCAACTCCTCCTTCGTCAACCGCATCCACGAGGGCGACGTGGAGGCGCTGATCGCCGATCCGGCCGCCAGCCTGCGGGCGCGCAAGACCCTGCGCCACCCGCGTATCCCGTTGCCTCGGGACCTCTACGGCGAGGAGCGACTGAACAGCATCGGGGTGGACTTCTCCGACCGGCATGAGATGGTGCACCTGGCCGAGGCCATGGAGGCAGCCAGCGAGCATGCCTGGCGGGCGGCGCCGCTGATCAACGGCGAGGCCAAGACCGGTGCCGGGGAGGCGGTGCACTGCCCCGCAGACCGCCAGCGTCAGGTGGGGCGGGTGGTCTGGTCCGAACACGCCGACGTGGAGCACGCCCTGGAGGCCGCCGTGGCCGGCCGGGAGGGGTGGGCCAATACCCACGCCGATACCCGCGCCCAGGCCCTGGAAAAGATCGCCGACCTGTACGAGACACACCGTGCCGAGTTGATGGCTCTGTGTACCCGGGAGGCGGGCAAGAGCCTGGAGGACGGTATCGCCGAGGTGCGCGAGGCGGCCGACTTCTGCCGCTACTACGCGTATCAGGCCCGTCGCCTGTTCGGGCAGGCCACGGTGCTGCCCGGTCCCACCGGTGAGCGCAACGAACTGCGCCTGCACCCGCGCGGCACCTTCCTCTGCATCAGCCCCTGGAACTTCCCGCTGGCCATCTTCACCGGCCAGATCACCGCTGCCCTGGCGGCCGGCAACACGGTTATCGCCAAGCCGGCGGAGCAGACCAGCCTGATCGCCCACAAGGCAGTGGAATTGATGCATCAGGCCGGCATCCCCAAGAGTGCCCTGCACCTGCTGCCGGGTGCCGGCAGTGAGATCGGCCCGCACCTGGTGGGTGATGCCCGCATTTCCGGGGTGGCCTTCACCGGCGGTACCGACACCGCGCGCCGGATCCAGCAGGGGCTGACCGAGCGCGAGGGGCCCATTGTGCCGTTGATCGCCGAGACCGGTGGGCTCAACGCCATGGTGGTGGACTCCACTGCCCTGCACGAGCAGGCGGTGGTGGATATCGTGCGCTCGGCGTTCCACAGCGCCGGCCAGCGTTGTTCCGCCCTGAGAATCCTGTGCGTGCAGGAGGACATCGCCGACGAACTGCTGGAGATGCTCAAGGGCGCCATGGACGCCCTTGCGGTGGGTGACCCCCATTGGCTTGCCACCGATGTGGGGCCGGTGATCGACCAGGCTGCGCTGGATGGGCTGCTGGCCCACCACGAACGTATGGTCGGGGAAGGGCGGTTACTGCATCAGGCACCGCTGCAGCCGGACTGCGAGAAGGGTACCTTCATCGCTCCCGCCGTCTACCGACTGGATCGCATGGACCAGCTGGAGCGGGAACAGTTCGGGCCCCTGCTGCACGTGGTCACCTGGAAGGCGGGGGAGCTGGACCGGCTGGTGGACCAGATCAACAGCCTCGGCTACGGCCTGACCCTGGGTGTGCACAGCCGGGTCGACGAGACCACGGCAGCGGTGGTGAACCGGGCCCGGGTGGGTAACGCCTACGTCAACCGGGACATGGTGGGCGCGGTGGTGGGCACCCAGCCCTTCGGTGGCGAGGGGCTGTCCGGCACCGGGTTCAAGGCCGGTGGGCCCCACTACCTGCTGCGCTATGCCACCGAACGGGTGATTACCATCAACACCGCTGCCGCCGGTGGCAACGCCAGCCTGTTCGCCATGGGCGAGGACGATTAA
- a CDS encoding Na/Pi cotransporter family protein, whose protein sequence is MSIRTVVLAVLLGVLAWGFWQSGDFTEIAAGVAIFLFGMMSLEQGFRTFTGGTLETLLEASTNRLWKSVGFGIASTTLMQSSTLVSLVTISFVSAQMIPLASGIGVVLGTNLGTTTGAWLIAGLGLRVNISAYAMPLLVFAIVLMFQRNKMAKGLGSILLGVGFLFLGIHYMKEGFDAFQGTFDLAAYSMEGMLGLLVYIGIGMLITVIMQSSHATLLVVITALAAGQVTYENGLALAIGANLGTAVTTALGGMTAHLGGKRLAVAHVVFNVTTALVAVMFMDWLRLGVDFGGNLLGFAEDDFLLRLALFHTLFNLLGVLIFAPFTKQLASLLERHVTFVSKRTVKPQFLHKDAFKVPEVTVAAVRKEVWHLYENAFALITHGLSLRRTVVRSEQSLSDAVARTQRIMPLDIDDDYEQRIKSLQSAIVEFISESGASGDIPAAATEQLYELRHASQNIVLAVKDMKHLHKNLGRQGLSRNRAIRERYDEIRLLLAGLLREIEQLRQEEPGASTVLALDAYKVRVERFYREFSVRLEASIRERRMRGAEATSLMNDAGYAYDIARMLIEAAQILLVAKEKEVRLAQSQLALSDEEIEAAAERVSSGEERTS, encoded by the coding sequence ATGAGTATCCGTACAGTGGTGCTGGCGGTGCTCTTGGGCGTGTTGGCCTGGGGCTTTTGGCAAAGCGGCGATTTCACCGAGATCGCCGCCGGTGTCGCTATCTTCCTGTTCGGGATGATGTCGCTGGAGCAGGGCTTCCGCACCTTCACCGGCGGTACCCTGGAGACCCTGCTCGAGGCCTCCACCAACCGGCTCTGGAAGAGCGTGGGCTTCGGCATTGCCAGCACCACGCTGATGCAGTCCAGCACCCTGGTCTCGCTGGTCACCATCTCCTTTGTTAGCGCCCAGATGATCCCGCTGGCCTCTGGTATCGGCGTGGTCCTGGGCACCAACCTGGGTACGACCACCGGTGCCTGGCTGATCGCCGGCCTGGGCCTGCGGGTGAACATCTCCGCCTACGCCATGCCGCTGCTGGTCTTCGCCATCGTGCTGATGTTCCAGCGCAACAAAATGGCCAAGGGCTTGGGCAGTATCCTGCTGGGCGTCGGCTTCCTGTTCCTGGGCATCCACTACATGAAGGAGGGCTTCGACGCCTTCCAGGGCACCTTCGACCTGGCCGCCTACTCCATGGAGGGTATGCTCGGGCTGCTGGTCTACATCGGTATCGGCATGCTGATCACCGTGATCATGCAGTCGAGTCACGCCACGTTGCTGGTGGTGATCACCGCGCTGGCGGCCGGGCAGGTGACCTACGAGAATGGCCTGGCGTTGGCCATCGGCGCCAACCTAGGCACCGCGGTGACCACCGCGCTGGGCGGCATGACCGCCCATCTGGGCGGCAAGCGGCTGGCGGTGGCGCACGTGGTCTTTAACGTGACGACTGCCCTGGTGGCAGTGATGTTCATGGACTGGCTCAGACTGGGCGTGGACTTTGGCGGCAACTTGCTGGGGTTTGCCGAGGACGACTTCCTGCTTCGCCTCGCACTATTCCACACCCTGTTCAACCTGCTGGGTGTGCTCATCTTCGCCCCCTTCACCAAGCAACTCGCCAGCCTGCTGGAGCGGCACGTGACCTTCGTCTCCAAACGTACGGTAAAGCCCCAATTCCTGCACAAGGATGCGTTCAAGGTGCCGGAGGTTACCGTGGCTGCTGTGCGCAAGGAGGTCTGGCACCTGTACGAGAATGCCTTTGCGTTGATCACGCACGGACTCAGCCTGAGGCGCACCGTGGTGCGTTCCGAGCAGTCGCTGAGCGACGCGGTGGCGCGCACCCAGCGGATCATGCCGCTGGACATCGACGACGACTATGAGCAGCGCATCAAGAGCCTGCAGAGTGCCATCGTGGAGTTCATCAGCGAGAGTGGGGCCAGCGGTGATATTCCGGCCGCGGCCACGGAACAGCTCTACGAGCTGCGTCACGCCAGTCAGAATATCGTGCTGGCGGTCAAGGACATGAAACACCTGCACAAGAACCTCGGCCGTCAGGGGCTCTCCCGCAACCGTGCCATTCGCGAGCGGTATGACGAGATTCGCCTGCTGTTGGCTGGGCTGCTGCGGGAGATCGAGCAGCTCCGTCAGGAGGAGCCCGGCGCCTCCACGGTGCTCGCGCTGGACGCCTACAAGGTGCGTGTCGAGCGCTTCTATCGCGAGTTCAGTGTCCGCTTGGAGGCCTCTATCCGTGAGCGTCGCATGCGCGGTGCCGAGGCTACCTCGCTGATGAATGATGCCGGGTATGCCTACGACATTGCGCGGATGCTCATCGAGGCGGCGCAGATCTTGTTGGTGGCCAAGGAGAAGGAGGTTCGCCTGGCGCAGAGCCAGCTTGCGCTAAGTGACGAGGAGATCGAGGCCGCGGCGGAGCGGGTATCGTCGGGAGAGGAGCGCACCTCTTGA
- a CDS encoding branched-chain amino acid transaminase gives MSMDDRDGVIWLDGQLVPWRDARIHVLTHTLHYGMGVFEGIRAYNTERGTAIFRLPEHTRRYFGSARILQMDIGYDQDTVNQAIVQCVRENNLQSAYIRPMSFYGSEGMGLHADNLQVHTMIAAWEWGAYLGAENMERGIRIKTSSFTRHHVNVTMCRAKANGNYMNSMMALQEATRDGYDEALLLDVDGFVCEGSGENFFMVRDGVLYTPELTSCLEGITRETVLTLAGEMGIQVKEKRITRDEVYLADEAFFTGTAAEVTPIRELDNRTIGDGRRGPITEKLQKAYFDAVEGRSPGHEGWLTYV, from the coding sequence ATGAGTATGGACGACCGCGACGGCGTCATCTGGCTGGACGGCCAGCTTGTCCCATGGCGCGATGCGCGCATCCACGTGCTCACCCACACCCTGCATTACGGCATGGGTGTCTTCGAGGGCATCCGAGCCTACAACACCGAGCGCGGCACCGCGATCTTCCGCCTGCCAGAGCACACCCGCCGCTACTTCGGCTCGGCGCGCATCCTTCAGATGGACATCGGCTACGACCAGGACACCGTTAACCAGGCGATCGTCCAGTGCGTGCGCGAAAACAACCTGCAGAGTGCCTACATCCGCCCGATGAGCTTCTACGGCTCCGAGGGCATGGGCCTGCACGCCGACAACCTCCAGGTGCACACCATGATCGCCGCCTGGGAGTGGGGGGCCTACCTGGGGGCGGAGAACATGGAACGGGGCATCCGCATCAAGACCAGCTCCTTCACCCGCCACCACGTCAACGTCACCATGTGCCGGGCCAAGGCCAACGGCAACTACATGAACTCCATGATGGCGCTGCAGGAGGCCACCCGGGACGGCTACGACGAGGCGCTGCTGCTGGACGTGGATGGCTTTGTCTGCGAAGGCTCGGGCGAGAACTTCTTCATGGTGCGCGACGGCGTGCTCTACACCCCCGAGCTCACCTCCTGCCTGGAGGGCATCACCCGGGAGACCGTGCTCACCCTGGCCGGCGAGATGGGCATCCAGGTGAAGGAAAAGCGCATCACCCGCGATGAGGTGTACCTCGCGGACGAGGCCTTCTTTACCGGCACCGCGGCGGAGGTCACCCCCATCCGCGAGCTGGACAACCGCACCATCGGCGACGGTCGACGGGGCCCGATCACCGAGAAGCTGCAAAAGGCCTACTTTGACGCCGTGGAGGGCCGCAGCCCGGGCCACGAGGGCTGGTTGACCTACGTCTGA
- the glnE gene encoding bifunctional [glutamate--ammonia ligase]-adenylyl-L-tyrosine phosphorylase/[glutamate--ammonia-ligase] adenylyltransferase, with protein sequence MTSTDRIPKAALAALPDELAETVQTALADWPADEALPEQPEVLESLPRAWACSEFITRSCQRRPERLRELAEGGDLTRKYAAGEITERLANTLAPVRDEPGLHLALRRFRNREMLRIAWRDLVGWADLEETLRDLSELAESCIDQSLDKLYHWLCERMGTPRDAEGNPQRMVVLGMGKLGGQELNFSSDIDLIFCFPEPGQTDGRRPRDNQEFFIRLGRQLVTALDKHTPDGQVFRVDMRLRPNGDSGPLALSFSAMEHYYQHQGREWERYAMIKARVVGGDYQAGAHLLDDLRPFVYRRYLDFGALEELRDMKAKVMAQVRLKGMENNLKLGPGGIREVEFIGQAFQLIRGGRDRRLQERRILHVLDYLREVHLLPDYVVGELMEGYRFLREAENRLQAIGDRQTHEIPDNPLDRQRLALAMGFEDWEALQSRLDRVQHQVHGHFEQVFSAPQAEEDEESGPSELDVLWQGELEPQTVREQLDELGFDDPQAVERRLRALREGSVARALSAQGRHRLDRLIPLMIGAARSADNPDATLLRGLDLVETIARRTAYLSLLVEHPMALSQLIQLCDGSAWIARYLAHHPLLLDELLDPRSLYKPLGSEALAEELRDWLSRIDEDDLEEQMEALRLFKQTNTLRVAAADVSGAVPVMVVSDYLTGIAEVVLEEAVGIVYRHLVARHGRPLCRVDGETVEAGFSVIAYGKLGGIELGYGSDLDVVFIHDTRGEAQHTDGDRPLDNPVFFARLAQRLLHVLSTQTPGGVLYEVDTRLRPSGKAGLLATSLEAFARYQREEAWTWEHQALVRARAVAGSEPLGQAFADLRAELLTLPRDITALRAEVRQMRERMRGEKASRDPERFDIKQDRGGITDIEFMVQYAVLAAAGEHPELLRYPDNVRLLGALGRCGWLPDGDADRLAEAYRAYRGRLHRLTLQEAGGSVPAGEFQQHRDTVTGIWDRLMGGD encoded by the coding sequence ATGACCAGTACAGACCGCATCCCGAAAGCCGCTCTTGCCGCCCTTCCGGACGAACTGGCCGAGACCGTGCAGACGGCGTTGGCCGACTGGCCCGCCGACGAGGCCCTGCCTGAGCAGCCCGAGGTCCTGGAGAGCCTGCCCCGCGCCTGGGCCTGCAGCGAGTTCATCACCCGCAGCTGTCAACGCCGCCCGGAACGTCTGCGGGAGCTGGCGGAGGGCGGTGATCTCACCCGCAAGTACGCGGCCGGCGAGATCACGGAAAGACTGGCCAACACCCTCGCACCCGTACGCGACGAACCCGGGCTCCACCTGGCGCTGCGCCGGTTCCGCAACCGCGAGATGCTGCGCATCGCCTGGCGGGATCTGGTCGGCTGGGCAGACCTGGAGGAAACCCTGCGGGATCTCTCCGAACTGGCCGAGAGCTGCATCGATCAGAGCCTGGACAAGCTGTATCACTGGCTCTGCGAACGCATGGGCACCCCGCGGGATGCCGAAGGCAATCCCCAGCGCATGGTGGTGCTGGGCATGGGCAAGCTCGGCGGGCAGGAGCTCAACTTCTCCTCTGATATCGACCTTATCTTCTGCTTCCCGGAACCGGGCCAGACCGATGGGCGGCGCCCCCGGGACAACCAGGAGTTCTTCATCCGCCTGGGCCGGCAGCTGGTCACCGCGCTGGACAAGCACACCCCGGACGGCCAGGTCTTCCGCGTGGACATGCGCCTGCGCCCCAACGGCGACAGCGGCCCACTGGCCCTCTCCTTCTCCGCCATGGAGCACTACTACCAGCACCAGGGCCGGGAGTGGGAACGCTACGCGATGATCAAGGCGCGGGTGGTAGGCGGCGATTACCAGGCCGGCGCGCACCTGCTCGACGACCTGCGCCCCTTCGTCTACCGCCGCTACCTGGACTTCGGCGCGCTGGAGGAGCTGCGCGACATGAAGGCCAAGGTGATGGCCCAGGTCCGCCTCAAGGGCATGGAGAACAATCTCAAGCTGGGGCCCGGCGGCATCCGCGAGGTGGAGTTCATCGGGCAGGCCTTCCAGCTTATCCGTGGCGGCCGCGACCGCCGGCTGCAGGAGCGGCGCATCCTCCACGTGCTGGACTACCTCCGCGAGGTCCACCTGCTGCCCGACTACGTGGTCGGTGAGCTCATGGAGGGCTACCGCTTCCTGCGTGAGGCGGAGAACCGACTGCAGGCCATCGGCGATCGCCAGACCCACGAAATACCCGACAACCCGCTGGACCGCCAACGCCTCGCCCTGGCCATGGGCTTCGAGGACTGGGAGGCCCTGCAGTCCCGGTTGGACCGCGTACAGCACCAGGTCCACGGCCACTTTGAACAGGTCTTCTCAGCCCCCCAGGCCGAGGAGGACGAGGAGAGCGGCCCCAGCGAACTGGACGTCCTCTGGCAGGGCGAACTGGAACCGCAGACCGTCCGGGAACAGCTGGACGAGCTGGGCTTCGATGACCCTCAGGCGGTGGAGCGGCGCCTGCGGGCGCTGCGCGAGGGCAGCGTGGCCCGGGCCCTGTCCGCCCAGGGCCGTCACCGGCTCGACCGCCTGATCCCCCTGATGATCGGTGCGGCGCGCAGCGCCGACAACCCGGATGCGACGCTGCTCCGGGGCCTCGACCTGGTGGAGACCATCGCCCGGCGCACCGCCTACCTGTCACTCCTGGTGGAGCACCCCATGGCGCTGTCACAGCTGATTCAGCTCTGTGACGGCAGCGCCTGGATCGCCCGCTACCTGGCCCACCACCCGCTGCTGCTGGATGAACTGCTCGACCCGCGCAGCCTCTACAAGCCACTCGGCTCCGAGGCGCTGGCCGAAGAACTCCGCGACTGGCTGAGCCGCATCGACGAGGACGACCTGGAAGAGCAGATGGAGGCCCTGCGGCTGTTCAAGCAGACCAACACCCTGAGGGTGGCCGCGGCCGATGTCAGCGGGGCGGTGCCGGTGATGGTGGTCAGCGACTACCTGACCGGCATTGCCGAGGTGGTGCTGGAGGAAGCGGTCGGTATCGTCTACCGCCACCTGGTGGCACGCCACGGGCGGCCCCTCTGCCGGGTGGACGGCGAGACCGTGGAGGCCGGGTTCTCCGTCATCGCCTACGGCAAACTCGGCGGCATCGAACTGGGCTATGGCTCCGACCTGGACGTGGTGTTCATCCATGACACCCGCGGCGAGGCACAACACACGGACGGCGACCGCCCGCTGGACAACCCGGTCTTCTTTGCCCGCCTGGCCCAGCGGCTGCTCCACGTACTCAGTACCCAGACCCCCGGCGGCGTGCTCTACGAGGTGGACACCCGCCTGCGCCCCAGTGGCAAGGCCGGCCTGCTGGCCACCAGCCTGGAGGCCTTCGCCCGTTACCAGCGCGAGGAGGCCTGGACCTGGGAGCACCAGGCCCTGGTCCGGGCCCGGGCCGTGGCCGGCTCCGAGCCACTGGGGCAGGCGTTCGCTGATCTGCGGGCGGAACTGCTCACCCTGCCCCGGGATATCACCGCCCTGCGCGCGGAGGTGCGGCAGATGCGCGAGCGCATGCGGGGCGAGAAGGCCAGCCGCGACCCGGAGCGCTTTGATATCAAACAGGACCGGGGCGGTATCACCGACATCGAGTTCATGGTTCAATATGCGGTTCTGGCAGCCGCCGGTGAGCACCCCGAACTGCTCCGCTACCCGGACAATGTCCGGTTGCTTGGCGCCCTCGGCCGCTGCGGCTGGCTGCCCGACGGCGACGCCGACCGCCTGGCCGAGGCCTACCGGGCCTACCGCGGCCGTCTGCACCGGTTGACCCTCCAGGAGGCCGGCGGCAGCGTGCCGGCCGGGGAATTCCAGCAGCACCGGGACACGGTCACCGGGATCTGGGACCGCCTGATGGGCGGCGACTGA